Part of the Woronichinia naegeliana WA131 genome, TCATCATCTTTAGTACAAGGTTGTACGGCCAGTATTTTACCCGTTTATAGTCGTTTCTTCTATGATAAATGGGCTAAAGGAACCGTTCCCATTGCTCCTCCTTTCATCAATAAATGTTTCTGGTTTTATCCAGAGAATAAGAGTTTAGATCAGACCAAAGTGGTTAAGGCGGTTGCTACCATTCAGCAATGGATTGATACGGGAATTTCGATGGAATTACTCTTTAATCTCAATCATGGGGTGTATTTTCATGAAGAACCAGAACGCAGTTTAAACGCTAAGGACATTTTTGAGCTTTTAGTGCTGGCTTGGCAAATGGGTTGCAAGGCGATCTATTATGTTCGTACAGTACAGAAAGATAATTTCAAGGACTCAGAGGACTCTTGTACAGCTTGTGCCAATTAAAGCTTAAACGTGAATAATTCTGAGCTTAATTGATTAGAAAAATAGTTTCTAACTTACTTAAAAGCAACGTTAGTATTTTAGAAACTTATCTACTCCATTTTCCGCATTTTTGAAAATTTTGTTTGGTTTAAAAACGCTTTATCTTTATGAACAATGATTGTGTTTATATTCATGGCTTGGGTATTTCTTCTTATCGAAGCTTTCCTAAAGATATTCAACAGATATATCCTTTTAAAAAAGTTAATCTGTTTATCGGTCGCAATAACTCTGGCAAATCCAATATATTAAATTTTTTATACAAACATTATCTTTCGATATTTCGCGGGGAAGAGATAGAATTTGAGAATGTTGATTATCATGATTTTGCACTTTTGCAGAAAAATGAGATCAAAACAGAGTTTTACTTTTATGCTAGAAAAGGCTGGAAAGAAGAATTAATTAATAAACATAAATCTATTCCAAAGAATAATAATAATAGTTTCAGATACAAACTTGAAAATCAGCCTAAGAATGAAATTTTACAGAAAATTCTAGAATCAGATCAGTTATCTAAAAATGAAGATTCTTATTTTTGCCTAACCAATCATCAATATTCAATAGGTAGTCATTTCGAGTTTAAAAATTTAGAAATTAATGATTTTGAGAAAATAATTTCTTCAGATAAGCAATTTACAACAGAATACTTAGAAGGACTTCATTCCGATCTAAAACAAAATGGATTAGAGGGATGGAAAAATTTAACTGAAAACAGTAAAAAATCTGAAATTAAATCAATTAAACAAAGTTTCGATTCTTCTCGTTTTGATCATCCAATTGATCAAGAAAAAGAAAATAAAAGAATAGAAAATGATAATAAAATATCATACTTAAAAGAAATTTTTGGTTATGTTTGTGATTTTATGCTAGATTATTCAGGCTATTTTAAAAGTTATTTCAAAGAAGACTTTGGAATAAGTCTTATTCCTGCTATTAGGGAAATAGGAAATCCAGGTACGACTTTTGATGAAAAAAAAGAATTTAACGGTCAGGGCTTAATTGATGGATTACTAAAATTACAACAACCTGATTATTCTGAGCAACATAAAAAAGAACAATTTAATAAAATCAATCAATTCTTAAGAACTGTCACAGATAATGAATCAGCTAAGATAGAAATTCCTCATGATAAATCAAAAATATTAGTAGAAATGGATGGAAAAATTCTACCATTACAATCTTTAGGAACAGGAATTCATGAAGTCATTATCTTGGCGGCGGCGGCAACAATTAAAGAAAATCAAGTGATTTGTATGGAAGAGCCAGAATTACATTTGCATCCACTTTTACAAAAAAAGTTGATCAGCTATCTTCAAGAAAAAACTAATAATCAATATTTTATTACAACCCATTCCGCTCACTTTTTAGATACCCCTGACGTATCAATATTTCATGTTAGTTATGAAAATGGTTGCTCTATTGTCAACAGAGTTGAAACAGATAATCATAAAACTACGGTGTTATCTGATTTAGGATACAAGCCCTCAGATTTACTACAAACCAATTGCGTTATTTGGGTAGAAGGCCCATCAGACCGTATTTATTTAAACTATTGGATTCAATGTTTTTCACCAGAACTAAAAGAAAAAATTCATTATACAATTATGTTCTATGGTGGTGGCTTATTGAGTCATTTATCGGTATCTGATTCAGAAGATGAGGATGACTTAGAACAAGATTTGACCGACTTTATTTC contains:
- a CDS encoding AAA family ATPase, encoding MNNDCVYIHGLGISSYRSFPKDIQQIYPFKKVNLFIGRNNSGKSNILNFLYKHYLSIFRGEEIEFENVDYHDFALLQKNEIKTEFYFYARKGWKEELINKHKSIPKNNNNSFRYKLENQPKNEILQKILESDQLSKNEDSYFCLTNHQYSIGSHFEFKNLEINDFEKIISSDKQFTTEYLEGLHSDLKQNGLEGWKNLTENSKKSEIKSIKQSFDSSRFDHPIDQEKENKRIENDNKISYLKEIFGYVCDFMLDYSGYFKSYFKEDFGISLIPAIREIGNPGTTFDEKKEFNGQGLIDGLLKLQQPDYSEQHKKEQFNKINQFLRTVTDNESAKIEIPHDKSKILVEMDGKILPLQSLGTGIHEVIILAAAATIKENQVICMEEPELHLHPLLQKKLISYLQEKTNNQYFITTHSAHFLDTPDVSIFHVSYENGCSIVNRVETDNHKTTVLSDLGYKPSDLLQTNCVIWVEGPSDRIYLNYWIQCFSPELKEKIHYTIMFYGGGLLSHLSVSDSEDEDDLEQDLTDFISLLKINRNTVIMCDSDKSNKNDSLKPAIERIKAEFENTEFEGFHWITDGREVENYLNPDIVEEIIKQNHRNVDKISGKTIYSYFWKYKSSKVKRSPNADKINLARKLVKSYPVSKENFEKITNSSIKIKLEGWIEKLIHFICKSNGIQIT